In a genomic window of Salegentibacter salegens:
- a CDS encoding C40 family peptidase — MQKVFKFLFLGFFLISLISCGSSRSKVITSKSESNRTKRVSHSRNTEIEPASKKVYNVISKAKSFEGTRYKYGGTTKRGMDCSGLIYTSFLEEDIAIPRTSRAMSLEGERLYIKQVAPGDLLFFETNKNRKVINHVGLVVERESEKIYFIHSSTSRGVIISSLSEPYWNGTFVMARRIL, encoded by the coding sequence ATGCAGAAAGTTTTTAAGTTCCTTTTTTTAGGCTTTTTTCTTATAAGCCTTATTTCTTGCGGAAGCTCACGCTCAAAGGTTATTACCTCTAAAAGTGAAAGCAATCGCACTAAAAGAGTTTCGCATTCGAGAAATACTGAAATTGAACCTGCCAGTAAAAAAGTTTATAACGTTATTTCAAAGGCTAAAAGTTTTGAAGGTACACGTTATAAATATGGTGGCACTACAAAGCGTGGTATGGATTGCTCCGGACTTATTTACACATCATTTTTAGAGGAAGATATTGCTATCCCAAGAACTTCTCGTGCGATGTCTTTAGAAGGTGAACGCCTTTACATCAAACAGGTAGCTCCCGGAGATTTACTTTTTTTTGAAACTAATAAAAACCGAAAAGTAATTAACCATGTAGGTTTGGTGGTAGAAAGAGAAAGCGAAAAGATTTATTTTATCCACTCCTCTACCTCGCGCGGGGTTATTATTTCTTCACTTTCTGAACCTTATTGGAATGGTACTTTTGTAATGGCACGTAGAATTTTATAA
- the lpxB gene encoding lipid-A-disaccharide synthase, with protein sequence MKYYIIAGEASGDLHASNLMRALKQADSEAEFRFWGGDLMQQQGGNLVKHYRELAFMGFVEVLFNLKTILKNISFCKEDISAFKPDAIIFVDYPGFNLRIAKWAKEEGYQTHYYISPQIWAWKENRIQAIKRDIDHMYVILPFEKEFYEEKHNFPVHFVGHPLIDAIGQKDLPNVEAVKKKYQLDNRPIIAVLPGSRKQEISKMLEVMLSITPDFPEYQFVIAGAPSQDAEFYAPFIKQKNIKLIMNRTYDVLSLSHAAMVTSGTATLETALFKIPEVVCYKGSYISYQIARRIVNLDYISLVNLIMNREVVKELIQNDFNTKMLKKEFKKILDEEHRTKIFKDYFELEQKLGGKGASAKTAQLIVEAIKN encoded by the coding sequence ATGAAATATTACATTATTGCAGGAGAAGCCTCTGGAGACCTACACGCCTCTAACCTAATGCGGGCTTTAAAACAAGCAGATTCCGAGGCTGAATTCAGATTTTGGGGCGGCGATCTTATGCAGCAACAGGGAGGTAACCTGGTAAAACATTATCGGGAATTGGCTTTTATGGGTTTTGTGGAAGTGCTTTTTAACTTAAAAACCATTCTAAAGAATATTTCATTTTGCAAAGAAGATATTAGTGCATTTAAGCCAGATGCCATCATTTTTGTAGATTATCCCGGCTTTAATTTAAGAATTGCCAAATGGGCTAAAGAGGAAGGTTACCAAACGCATTATTATATTTCTCCTCAAATTTGGGCGTGGAAAGAAAACCGAATTCAGGCGATAAAACGGGATATCGATCATATGTACGTAATCCTGCCGTTTGAAAAAGAATTTTATGAAGAAAAACACAACTTCCCGGTCCATTTTGTAGGTCACCCGCTTATTGATGCCATTGGCCAAAAGGATCTACCCAATGTGGAGGCAGTGAAAAAGAAATACCAGTTAGATAACAGGCCAATAATTGCAGTTTTACCGGGCAGCCGTAAGCAGGAAATTTCAAAAATGCTGGAAGTAATGTTGAGTATTACGCCAGATTTCCCCGAGTATCAATTTGTAATTGCAGGCGCACCCAGCCAGGATGCAGAGTTCTACGCTCCCTTTATTAAGCAAAAGAACATCAAACTAATAATGAATAGAACTTACGATGTGCTAAGCCTTTCTCACGCAGCGATGGTAACTTCAGGAACTGCGACTTTAGAAACTGCATTATTTAAAATTCCAGAAGTTGTTTGCTACAAGGGCAGCTATATTTCTTATCAAATCGCCCGCCGAATAGTGAATCTGGACTATATTTCACTGGTAAACCTTATTATGAATCGCGAGGTAGTAAAAGAGTTAATTCAGAACGATTTTAATACGAAAATGCTCAAAAAAGAGTTTAAGAAGATATTGGATGAAGAACATCGCACCAAAATCTTTAAAGATTATTTTGAATTAGAGCAAAAATTAGGTGGGAAAGGCGCCAGCGCAAAAACCGCCCAGCTTATTGTTGAAGCGATTAAAAATTGA
- the surE gene encoding 5'/3'-nucleotidase SurE — MTKKKPLILVTNDDGITAPGIRTLIEVMKELGDVVVVAPDSPQSGMGHAITISDTLFCEQVTIKENYKHKEYSCSGTPADCVKIATQEILHRKPDLCVSGINHGSNSSINVIYSGTMSAAVEAGVEGIPAIGFSLLDYSLNADFEPARKYVKAITRNVIKNGLPKGVVLNVNIPKLPASEIKGMKVCRQANAQWEEEFDKRTNPQGREYYWLTGKFVNKDKGEDTDEWALGKGYVSVVPVQFDLTAHHFLDDLNNWELND; from the coding sequence ATGACAAAGAAAAAACCATTAATACTGGTTACTAATGACGACGGTATTACCGCTCCCGGAATAAGGACTTTAATTGAGGTAATGAAAGAACTGGGCGATGTAGTGGTGGTGGCGCCAGATAGCCCGCAAAGCGGAATGGGACACGCCATAACCATTAGCGATACTTTATTTTGTGAACAGGTTACCATTAAAGAAAATTATAAACATAAAGAATACAGCTGCTCAGGTACGCCGGCAGATTGTGTGAAAATTGCCACACAGGAAATCCTGCACCGCAAACCAGATCTTTGCGTGAGTGGAATTAACCACGGTTCAAACTCTTCTATAAATGTAATTTACTCGGGAACTATGAGCGCCGCGGTAGAAGCCGGTGTAGAAGGAATCCCCGCCATTGGCTTTTCTTTATTGGATTATTCTTTAAATGCCGATTTTGAACCTGCCCGAAAATATGTAAAAGCAATTACCCGAAATGTTATAAAAAACGGCCTTCCAAAAGGAGTGGTACTAAATGTAAATATCCCTAAACTTCCTGCTTCAGAAATTAAAGGAATGAAGGTTTGCAGGCAGGCCAACGCGCAATGGGAAGAAGAATTTGATAAAAGAACCAACCCGCAGGGACGGGAATATTACTGGCTCACCGGTAAATTTGTAAATAAAGATAAAGGCGAAGACACCGACGAATGGGCACTTGGAAAAGGGTATGTTTCAGTAGTTCCCGTTCAATTTGATCTAACGGCGCACCACTTTTTAGACGATTTAAATAATTGGGAGCTTAATGATTAA
- a CDS encoding carboxy terminal-processing peptidase, translating into MKRNFKILVVVLLMAATSCSFTTKQFDDPNKDKLLIDLITYVLNEGHYDAREINDEFSEGVYDKYLGGLDGSKRFFYASDVEEFNEYRDKIDEQIKEKEIDFFDLTYNRLLKRSEEARKIYKEILEEPFDYSEAEDINTDFSEAEYVSSKEELKERWRKQLKFSTLITYHDKVEEEEMKKEEDKDYEMKSKEELEKDAREVTLSSLDEYYDFTDDLERKDYFSVYLNAIVESFDPHTLYFAPQDKDRFDIAMSGKLEGIGARLQKKSDNITVTEVISGGPAWRSEELSEGDEILKVQQEDEEDPVSIVGMRLEDAVDLIKGPKDSKVTLTVRKKLMGNIEEITLTRDIVEIEETYAKTAMVEQEGKNFGLINLPKFYFNMEDYEERNAASDIKKDIIRLKEKNMDGLVLDLRNNGGGSLKTVVDIAGLFIEEGPIVQVKSNGQRKDVLSDEDPSVLWDGPLVILVNELSASASEILAAAMQDYKRAIIIGSKQTYGKGTVQNVIDLNRWLRSNEFGDVGALKLTTQKFYRVNGGSTQLEGVKSDVVVPDRYSFVDIGEKDQDNPLPWDKIDPAKYEVWDGYVDFEKTIANSKDRMNSNEQLKRIEQHAKWIKDQSDNNAHSLNFEEYAATAERNKEMAKSFDSINDYKTNLTFTSLPYEEKMFENDTILKEKRDRWHKNLNRDVYVEEAIHVLSDMRKNNIREDKLAKVRD; encoded by the coding sequence ATGAAAAGGAATTTTAAAATCTTGGTGGTGGTGCTTTTAATGGCTGCTACTTCCTGTAGTTTTACTACTAAACAATTCGACGATCCTAATAAAGATAAACTTCTTATAGACCTTATTACCTATGTTTTAAATGAAGGTCACTATGATGCAAGGGAAATTAATGATGAATTTTCTGAAGGGGTTTACGATAAGTATCTTGGAGGTTTAGATGGGTCTAAACGCTTCTTTTATGCCAGTGATGTTGAAGAGTTTAATGAATACAGAGATAAGATAGACGAGCAGATTAAGGAGAAAGAAATTGATTTTTTTGATCTTACTTATAACCGACTTCTAAAACGATCTGAAGAAGCTCGAAAAATCTACAAAGAAATCCTGGAAGAGCCTTTTGATTATTCTGAAGCTGAAGATATAAATACAGACTTTTCTGAAGCCGAGTATGTATCTTCAAAAGAAGAGCTAAAGGAGCGTTGGAGAAAACAACTTAAATTTTCTACCCTTATCACTTATCACGACAAAGTGGAAGAGGAAGAAATGAAAAAAGAAGAAGATAAGGATTATGAAATGAAGTCTAAAGAAGAACTGGAAAAAGATGCCCGTGAGGTAACTTTAAGTTCTTTAGATGAATATTATGATTTCACAGATGATTTGGAGCGTAAAGATTACTTTTCAGTGTATCTAAATGCAATTGTTGAATCTTTTGATCCGCATACGCTATATTTTGCTCCGCAGGATAAAGACAGGTTTGATATTGCAATGTCTGGAAAACTGGAAGGAATTGGAGCCCGTCTTCAAAAGAAAAGCGATAATATTACAGTGACCGAAGTGATTTCTGGTGGTCCGGCCTGGAGAAGTGAAGAACTTTCTGAAGGAGATGAAATTTTAAAAGTACAACAGGAAGATGAAGAAGATCCTGTAAGTATTGTAGGTATGCGCCTGGAAGATGCGGTAGACCTGATTAAAGGCCCAAAAGATTCTAAAGTTACCTTAACCGTTCGTAAAAAACTAATGGGTAATATTGAAGAAATCACTTTAACCCGTGATATTGTTGAAATTGAAGAAACCTATGCTAAAACTGCTATGGTAGAGCAGGAAGGGAAGAATTTTGGTTTAATAAACCTACCTAAGTTCTATTTTAATATGGAAGATTATGAAGAGCGAAATGCTGCTTCAGATATCAAAAAAGATATTATTCGATTAAAGGAAAAGAATATGGACGGTCTTGTACTAGACCTTAGAAATAATGGTGGAGGTTCTTTAAAAACCGTTGTTGATATCGCCGGACTTTTTATTGAGGAAGGACCAATTGTTCAGGTCAAATCTAACGGACAAAGAAAAGATGTTCTTTCAGATGAAGATCCTTCTGTGCTTTGGGATGGCCCTCTTGTAATACTGGTAAACGAACTTTCAGCTTCGGCCTCAGAAATTCTGGCAGCAGCAATGCAAGATTATAAACGAGCTATTATTATAGGAAGTAAACAAACCTATGGTAAGGGAACCGTTCAAAATGTTATAGATCTTAACCGTTGGTTGAGAAGTAATGAATTTGGAGATGTTGGTGCACTAAAGCTTACTACCCAAAAGTTTTATAGAGTAAATGGAGGTTCTACCCAGTTAGAAGGGGTGAAAAGTGATGTTGTGGTGCCAGATCGTTATAGTTTTGTAGACATAGGGGAGAAAGACCAGGATAATCCTTTACCCTGGGATAAGATAGATCCTGCTAAATATGAAGTTTGGGATGGTTATGTAGATTTTGAAAAAACTATTGCAAACAGTAAAGATCGAATGAACTCTAATGAGCAGTTAAAGCGTATAGAGCAGCATGCGAAATGGATTAAAGACCAAAGCGATAATAATGCACATTCTCTTAATTTTGAAGAATATGCGGCAACCGCTGAAAGAAACAAGGAAATGGCAAAAAGCTTTGATTCCATAAACGATTATAAAACAAACCTGACTTTTACTTCTTTACCTTATGAAGAGAAAATGTTTGAAAATGATACTATCCTAAAGGAAAAAAGAGATCGCTGGCATAAAAATTTAAACAGAGATGTTTACGTTGAGGAAGCAATTCACGTGCTATCTGATATGCGAAAAAATAATATTAGAGAAGATAAATTAGCAAAGGTAAGAGACTAA
- the rodA gene encoding rod shape-determining protein RodA, producing MSKSVAGFDWITIFIYLLLVGFGWANIYSASLGSGSPIDFYNMDAPYSRQALFIVLSIFLIILILSIEAKFYQRFSSVIYAISLLSLAGLFVFGSTIAGQTAWYQIGPVSIQPAEFAKAATALAVAKYLSGIQTNIKDFKHQLRVFLIIALPMILVLLQPDAGSAMVYFSFAFALYREGLHFAYLLLGFFAAILFVATLAFGPLWVIGGVLLIAILVYLKNLKRRPNILKYLFFAAIAVGFSLSVNYVFENVFKQHHRDRFNIVLGKEVDSRGIGYNTNQSEIAIGSGGIFGKGWTEGTQTKGHFVPEQHTDYIFSTVGEEWGFLGSTFILALFVLLMLRLLFMAERQRSTFNRVYGYGVIGIIFMHFLVNIGMVIGIFPTVGIPLPFLSYGGSGLWAFTILLFIFIKLDSDRMSF from the coding sequence ATGAGTAAAAGCGTAGCAGGATTCGATTGGATTACTATTTTTATTTACCTTTTATTAGTTGGCTTCGGATGGGCCAATATTTATTCAGCTTCATTGGGATCTGGCAGCCCCATTGATTTTTATAATATGGATGCTCCTTATAGCAGGCAAGCCCTGTTTATTGTTTTAAGCATCTTCCTTATAATTTTAATACTCTCTATTGAAGCAAAATTTTATCAGCGTTTTTCCAGTGTAATTTATGCAATTAGTCTTTTAAGCTTAGCAGGATTATTCGTTTTTGGAAGTACGATTGCTGGTCAAACAGCCTGGTACCAAATAGGCCCCGTTAGCATTCAACCGGCAGAGTTTGCCAAAGCAGCCACAGCATTAGCCGTTGCTAAATATCTAAGTGGCATACAAACCAATATTAAAGATTTTAAGCATCAATTAAGGGTCTTTTTAATAATTGCACTTCCAATGATTTTAGTGCTCTTACAGCCCGATGCAGGCAGTGCGATGGTGTATTTCTCATTTGCTTTTGCCTTATATAGGGAAGGGCTACATTTCGCCTATTTATTACTCGGGTTTTTCGCCGCTATTTTATTTGTGGCTACCCTGGCGTTTGGTCCATTATGGGTGATTGGCGGAGTGTTATTAATTGCAATATTGGTTTACCTTAAAAACCTGAAAAGAAGACCTAATATTCTAAAATATTTATTTTTTGCCGCAATTGCAGTAGGATTTTCACTTTCGGTAAATTATGTGTTTGAAAACGTATTTAAACAGCATCACCGGGATCGATTCAACATTGTATTAGGAAAAGAAGTAGATTCTCGCGGAATTGGCTATAATACCAACCAGAGTGAAATTGCTATAGGTAGCGGTGGAATATTCGGAAAAGGCTGGACAGAAGGGACACAAACCAAAGGTCATTTTGTACCGGAACAACACACAGATTATATTTTCAGTACTGTAGGTGAAGAATGGGGCTTTTTAGGCAGTACGTTTATTCTTGCCCTGTTTGTGCTGCTTATGCTGCGCCTGCTTTTTATGGCAGAACGGCAACGCTCAACATTCAATAGGGTTTACGGTTATGGAGTAATTGGGATAATCTTTATGCACTTCCTGGTAAACATAGGTATGGTTATAGGCATTTTTCCCACCGTTGGTATTCCGCTGCCATTTTTAAGCTACGGCGGCTCGGGGCTTTGGGCATTCACAATTCTCCTGTTTATTTTTATTAAACTGGATTCAGACAGGATGTCTTTTTAA
- the mrdA gene encoding penicillin-binding protein 2 yields the protein MRKLLLYIIILTTGIIFLARLFYLQIMDDSFAVRSQDNAIEVVYDYPQRGYISDRNGKLMVSNQPSYDVMAIPRNLKPFDTTEFCEILSIEPEELGRRLDKAKIYSPILPSVIIPQLTKSEYAYLQEKMRKYEGFYIQKRSLRDYQVDHSANVLGYITQVNQKKVNDDPYYISGDLIGRSGVESVYEELLRGEKGVKYIQKDRFNRDIGPYKDGIYDTLPTKGKDINITLDAELQAYGEKLMENKRGGIVAIEPESGEILSLVTAPNYDPALLVGRKRSPNYTRLYYDSIANPLYDRGLLAEYPPGSPFKALTGLIGLQEGVIDTDDRFSCNNGYNYGARRPLGCHAHPSPLDLVPGIANSCNSYFAQVYRKTIEKFPTPQEGIDTWNAHLKSFGLGQFMGNDLSTGRPGKIPDADYYNRIYNYPTYKWYSTATISNAIGQGEVLTTPIQLANITATIANRGWYYTPHILKAVEGDPIKEEKFTVKNITTVDTKHFDPVVEGMHQVYKNGTARSLQIPGIEIAGKTGTAENFTKIDGKRTQLTDHSIFVAFAPVDNPKIAIAVFVENGYWGSRYAGRIASLMVEKYIKKEITRTDMEDWILSHSLEEEYAKPLSGEPFIINR from the coding sequence ATGAGAAAATTACTTCTTTACATTATTATTCTTACCACCGGCATTATTTTTCTTGCCAGGTTGTTCTATTTGCAAATAATGGACGATTCTTTTGCGGTAAGGTCTCAGGATAATGCTATAGAAGTTGTTTACGATTATCCGCAGCGCGGTTATATTTCAGACCGAAACGGGAAATTGATGGTTTCTAACCAGCCTTCTTACGATGTGATGGCTATACCGCGAAACCTAAAGCCTTTTGACACAACTGAATTCTGTGAAATTCTAAGCATAGAACCGGAAGAATTAGGTAGACGGTTAGATAAGGCCAAGATCTACTCCCCTATTCTTCCGTCGGTAATTATTCCTCAATTAACAAAATCGGAATACGCTTATTTACAGGAAAAAATGCGAAAATATGAAGGTTTTTATATCCAAAAACGTTCTTTAAGAGATTACCAGGTAGATCACAGCGCCAATGTTTTGGGTTATATTACCCAGGTAAACCAGAAAAAAGTCAACGACGATCCATATTATATTTCTGGTGACCTAATTGGAAGAAGTGGGGTGGAATCGGTTTACGAAGAATTACTGCGAGGCGAAAAAGGGGTGAAATATATTCAAAAAGATAGATTCAACAGGGACATTGGCCCATATAAAGACGGAATTTACGACACACTTCCCACCAAAGGAAAAGATATAAACATAACTTTAGATGCCGAATTACAGGCGTATGGGGAAAAACTAATGGAGAACAAACGAGGGGGAATTGTAGCTATAGAGCCTGAAAGCGGGGAAATTCTTTCCCTAGTAACCGCTCCTAATTACGACCCTGCGCTATTAGTAGGCCGAAAAAGATCACCAAACTACACCAGACTTTATTATGATTCTATCGCTAATCCTCTTTACGATCGCGGACTCTTAGCTGAATACCCTCCCGGATCTCCATTTAAAGCTTTAACCGGCTTAATTGGGCTGCAAGAAGGCGTAATAGATACAGATGATAGGTTTTCCTGCAACAATGGTTATAATTACGGAGCCAGGCGTCCTTTGGGTTGCCATGCTCATCCCAGCCCCCTGGACCTTGTGCCGGGTATCGCGAACTCCTGTAATTCATATTTTGCACAGGTTTATAGAAAAACAATAGAAAAATTTCCCACTCCTCAAGAAGGGATTGATACCTGGAATGCGCATCTAAAAAGTTTTGGCCTTGGTCAGTTTATGGGAAATGATCTTAGCACAGGAAGACCGGGTAAAATTCCTGATGCCGATTATTATAACCGAATTTATAATTACCCAACCTATAAATGGTATTCTACTGCCACCATATCTAATGCTATTGGCCAGGGTGAAGTTTTGACGACACCAATTCAATTGGCAAATATAACGGCAACTATTGCTAATCGTGGCTGGTATTATACGCCGCATATTTTAAAAGCAGTTGAAGGTGACCCTATAAAAGAGGAAAAATTTACTGTAAAAAATATAACAACCGTAGATACCAAACATTTTGACCCTGTAGTTGAAGGAATGCACCAGGTTTACAAAAATGGTACTGCGAGAAGCTTGCAAATACCCGGAATTGAAATCGCCGGGAAGACGGGAACTGCAGAAAATTTCACGAAAATTGACGGGAAACGCACCCAACTTACAGATCACTCAATCTTTGTAGCTTTTGCGCCGGTAGATAATCCAAAAATAGCCATTGCCGTATTTGTGGAAAATGGATATTGGGGAAGCCGCTATGCGGGAAGAATTGCCAGTCTAATGGTTGAAAAATATATTAAAAAGGAAATTACCAGAACAGACATGGAAGACTGGATTTTAAGTCACAGTCTTGAAGAAGAATACGCCAAACCATTAAGTGGGGAACCTTTTATAATAAATCGGTAA
- the mreC gene encoding rod shape-determining protein MreC, with amino-acid sequence MQQIFNFLIRNKNNILFLFLLVLAVFFTIQTHSFHKSSFISSANGLTGGIYSWANDFDKYMHLDEYNERLMEENKQLRNVLTNLNDTISVENYTDTTTFDGTYYFRTARVINNNYAKPNNFLTLNQGKEAGIKSEFGVITSKGVIGIVDRVNSRFSRVISILNSDSQINAQLNKTNHFGSLIWDGKNPNIVQLIDVPRQAPVKEGDTIVTGGKSLIFPEGIPIGSIEDFKLDQSESYYNINVRLFNDMTNIGYVYVIENLEREEILELEQEDEQ; translated from the coding sequence ATGCAGCAAATTTTCAATTTTCTTATCCGGAATAAGAATAATATTCTATTCTTATTTCTGCTTGTATTAGCTGTATTTTTTACGATTCAAACCCATTCTTTTCACAAAAGCAGTTTTATAAGCTCAGCTAATGGGCTAACAGGCGGCATCTATTCCTGGGCCAACGATTTTGATAAGTATATGCATTTAGATGAGTACAACGAGCGCCTTATGGAAGAAAATAAGCAGCTTAGAAATGTACTTACGAATTTAAACGATACAATTTCCGTAGAAAATTATACCGATACTACCACTTTTGATGGCACTTATTATTTTAGAACCGCAAGGGTTATCAATAATAACTACGCCAAACCCAACAACTTTTTAACCTTAAACCAGGGAAAAGAAGCGGGAATAAAATCTGAATTTGGAGTAATTACAAGTAAGGGAGTAATTGGAATTGTAGACCGTGTGAACAGCAGGTTTTCACGGGTAATTTCCATATTAAATTCAGATTCTCAAATTAACGCCCAGTTAAATAAAACCAATCATTTTGGAAGTTTGATCTGGGATGGCAAAAACCCTAATATCGTTCAACTTATTGATGTACCCCGGCAGGCGCCCGTTAAAGAGGGCGACACCATAGTTACCGGTGGGAAATCTTTAATTTTTCCTGAAGGTATTCCTATTGGTAGTATTGAAGATTTTAAATTGGATCAAAGCGAAAGTTATTACAATATTAATGTTAGGCTTTTTAACGATATGACCAATATTGGTTATGTTTATGTAATTGAAAACCTGGAGCGGGAAGAAATACTTGAATTAGAGCAGGAAGATGAACAATAG
- a CDS encoding rod shape-determining protein translates to MGFFDFLIEEIAIDLGTANTLIIHNDKVVVDSPSIVARDRTTGKITAVGKEAAMMQGKTHENIKTIRPLKDGVIADFDASEKMLTMFIKEIPALKKKMFTPALRMVICIPSGITEVEMRAVKESAERVNGKEVYLIHEPMAAAIGIGVDIMQPKGNMIVDIGGGTTEIAVIALGGIVCDKSVKIAGDVFTNDIVYYMRTQHNLYVGERTAEKIKIQIGAATEDLEVPPEEMSVQGRDLLTGKPKQVNISYREIAKALDKSILRIEDAVMETLSQTPPELAADIYNTGIYLAGGGSMLRGLDKRLSQKTDLPVYIAEDPLRAVVRGTGICLKTLNRYKGILIK, encoded by the coding sequence ATGGGATTTTTTGACTTTCTCATTGAAGAAATAGCGATAGATTTAGGAACTGCAAACACACTTATAATTCATAATGATAAAGTGGTGGTTGACAGCCCCTCAATTGTTGCACGAGACCGTACTACGGGAAAAATAACCGCAGTAGGGAAAGAAGCTGCGATGATGCAGGGAAAAACCCATGAAAACATTAAAACCATTCGCCCGTTAAAAGACGGAGTAATTGCCGATTTTGATGCCAGTGAGAAAATGCTCACTATGTTCATTAAAGAAATTCCGGCACTTAAGAAAAAGATGTTCACCCCGGCTCTTAGAATGGTAATTTGTATTCCATCGGGAATTACAGAGGTTGAGATGCGTGCGGTAAAAGAAAGTGCAGAGCGTGTTAATGGAAAAGAGGTTTACCTTATTCACGAGCCTATGGCTGCTGCAATTGGTATTGGCGTAGATATTATGCAGCCCAAGGGAAATATGATTGTTGATATAGGTGGTGGTACTACCGAAATCGCGGTGATTGCCCTTGGCGGAATTGTTTGTGATAAATCGGTTAAAATTGCAGGAGATGTTTTTACCAACGATATTGTGTATTATATGCGTACGCAGCATAACTTATATGTTGGAGAACGTACTGCGGAAAAAATAAAAATACAGATTGGTGCGGCGACTGAAGATTTAGAAGTTCCGCCAGAAGAAATGAGCGTGCAGGGGCGTGACCTTTTAACAGGAAAACCCAAGCAGGTAAATATTTCTTATCGTGAAATTGCCAAAGCTTTAGATAAATCTATTTTAAGGATTGAAGATGCAGTAATGGAAACCTTATCGCAAACCCCACCAGAACTTGCAGCCGATATTTATAATACCGGTATTTATCTTGCCGGTGGTGGCTCTATGCTTAGAGGTTTGGATAAAAGGTTATCTCAAAAAACAGATCTTCCGGTTTATATCGCCGAAGATCCTTTAAGAGCCGTGGTAAGAGGAACAGGAATATGCTTAAAAACCCTTAATCGTTACAAGGGAATTTTGATAAAGTAG